Proteins from a genomic interval of Callospermophilus lateralis isolate mCalLat2 chromosome 1, mCalLat2.hap1, whole genome shotgun sequence:
- the Prr14l gene encoding protein PRR14L isoform X4 — protein sequence MLSSGIETQPVPLDSSMSAVVQELYSELPVSVSKELHAHPEPSVNPDVKLGASSSFISQSRILPLKLHRTHAESYQETCKTLDHGGELGWCGLVDPKVGDYVASGILHREEKAKSMELKVFRDQGNQVEIMRETCEGAKEDLCKHSTSAEENISTSQEDLLMQNSKELLHADFPEDFLRRKEGKVWITTETPLKSIKDVQGMKVNRTKTDNNEGHKNGHVSKGLSAGCSEYPEVDKIMTSGEVSETRTLVSLEPLTFVDPGLTEATPKEKECGELKTCPSWLSLLPGNSAISKVDSGKEELCKLSLVCEADDNHQQSLGHHNENCCSTYDSSTAMGNVDAVKPLEENYEISHFTPSLSDPESRTTSLEKCGFESYGLLKRFAEKTDSSYFYEDDQSKNLASRGESEEQLLNPRSERDELFLIKSRQPEKDASNYCSGEKETVNSPKENIHNNCCIQGRTHTDSSSSLMPKAFTETTEIMFKKNDLKITSDIQGSFTNPEDHKETVSNMKHPGGHSEESSFSSLVQNEEPEQTTTKESSLLSEKVYSKDSDSLVSVQRNLEGDTQLNEASCTDFLSKRKCRMTLLPKDEISSVCNEVSKPKKDIVQLPPSLELDYRSETEKAIQTSHNNSSHLDEQSIAHEMSESSDTNKLVVNKVENECVLNQVSLNSQDHVKLPTNSLLNINREMPLATSKDAQQSQHPPLENGRSVIADAQIIPITTKMKDFSPLVEKTCGASSNSPTLNVNPGSLERRKEMTDSGTEDLHPRFLPSTKEESGFPQDVSVTECQNVQSQDILSCHCIRSNASEDNMCFAYASFEPNKIILNSSVTKCEDGFLHNDHHSQGIEDSMENSTCKLSCTSEESELDRREIKGRLLGIKIRNKVTAGVSDSGASNITIHTISHIKPNEEGLDGKETDIPKETVFYKYNISDCATGELNQSANIPSPETLLDKASTIMFSSFKNMNQTIETLDQKISEVLDCHSNQNRPNEYRDENKSAEEARDSNHRETNIDSNREENHNKKDLIASSSSNNSLSYDSPKEGDSKGVFENISGSAEFTDDIIDLVNADYNKKPMEGMVDMKAFSTLSGGVRQDTLASHKTSRSTSSQRGELNATFIGTIKQDSYLPNAAASPVESLEMKKSCEEKVCRSLKDCEMEEYSDSCAQDMESVADHEPNIKILGRINMSLNYICHEHQGKGTSLKETQGITEGSGLELNSVLCKKMPFEISSKDLMFSRCQDETCVSPGSMKSIEIMSLCLSARENSETDTKIKKTDLKNLFTPNESEMLYETMEDCTVLLEMKEGALRDMSNPSERESMQISVKNNICKDYHSQENSTDRHSPLAAETATKVNREETEDPLRDTFGHLPVGEESKEMITIKGGNSANLSKTHLKCQSMHADAEKQQSQWVLDYMLPKEEKQVHQKGTHMVLEQRESSNMLAYVVKNKNQPKANKNESTMIQEITLSKPTKGNIARQFQRLGDPEKEESLCHPLKKDIELCTGPCLPDAPQKAQDPRSAGYDQLHGAFVNISCQKGMLPLKKQPHRTCKRVACQEPVSMKRKISKIRSSAFGKSSSDPIPTKAHRLLSSCAASASARLESKTVPTKSLLSHIPKQRTVPFHPLRSLNYRKPTKELALLNKLSILASKLAPAIKTQKLRNRRCSSALLPVAKSYKRLRYKRLLDGFSYNAMQLNPHLAASGWNKRPDSKPLELHSLEAIKRSFIDLSNKMPSLLFGSEILPVSFHVKLVPDYMTESSRTFPEHCAPARLALGEAPQCPSQPPKWTFSFFLSHSCPGMATFREDTGLRSQAHTQASQQTLAPLQDYGGSSIVQTRADCSVLGLHTLLALCSPGCYRIWTKKRSFSSHMPTMQRLFMTQFTQGLKGLKSPASVADKVFCSLPYSVGRVLSIWSQHGPSSCSFEISALHSKRPPSLGTISRVSVSC from the exons AAGGAAAAGTATGGATTACAACTGAAACTCCACTGAAATCTATTAAAGATGTACAAGGTATGAAGGTCAATAGGACTAAGACGGATAATAATGAAGGACACAAGAATGGCCATGTGAGTAAAGGTCTCTCAGCTGGGTGCAGCGAATACCCAGAAGTAGACAAAATCATGACCAGTGGTGAGGTTTCAGAAACCAGAACATTAGTTTCCTTAGAGCCCTTAACCTTTGTGGACCCTGGATTAACAGAAGCAACTCCTAAAGAAAAAGAATGTGGAGAATTAAAAACTTGTCCTTCTTGGTTGTCATTATTACCAGGGAACAGTGCCATTTCCAAAGTGGACAGTGGGAAAGAAGAATTGTGTAAATTAAGCCTTGTCTGTGAAGCAGATGACAATCACCAACAAAGTCTGGGCCACCATAATGAAAACTGCTGTTCTACATACGATAGTTCCACAGCTATGGGAAATGTAGATGCTGTAAAACCCTTGGAAGAAAATTATGAAATTTCACATTTCACACCAAGTTTGTCTGATCCAGAATCCAGAACAACATCCTTAGAAAAATGTGGTTTTGAAAGCTATGGTTTGTTGAAGAGATTTGCTGAAAAGACAGACAGTTCCTATTTTTATGAGGATGATCAAAGCAAGAACTTGGCTTCTAGAGGAGAAAGTGAAGAACAACTTTTAAATCCCAGGAGTGAAAGAGATGAACTCTTTCTTATTAAATCCAGGCAACCAGAAAAGGATGCCAGTAATTATTGTTCTGGAGAAAAAGAGACTGTTAATTCCCCGAAAGAAAATATCCACAATAACTGTTGCATTCAAGGTAGAACCCATACAGACAGCTCTAGTTCTTTAATGCCCAAGGCTTTTACTGAAACCacagaaataatgtttaaaaaaaatgatttgaaaATCACTTCAGATATTCAGGGTAGCTTTACaaaccctgaggaccataaagaaACTGTTAGTAATATGAAGCATCCAGGTGGACACTCTGAAGAAAGCAGTTTTTCTTCCTTGGTGCAGAATGAAGAGCCAGAACAGACAACCACTAAAGAATCCAGTTTATTAAGTGAAAAGGTTTATAGTAAAGACTCTGACTCCTTAGTCAGCGTCCAGAGAAATCTGGAAGGTGACACCCAGTTAAATGAAGCATCATGTACTGATTTTCTGTCCAAAAGAAAATGTCGTATGACTTTATTGCCAAAAGATGAGATAAGTTCTGTATGTAATGAAGTATCAAAACCCAAGAAAGATATTGTTCAGTTACCACCATCTCTAGAATTGGATtatagatctgagacagaaaaagCTATACAGACCTCACATAACAATAGTTCACATTTAGATGAACAGAGTATTGCCCATGAGATGAGTGAATCTTCTGATACCAACAAATTGGTTGTAAACAAAGtagaaaatgaatgtgttttaaatCAAGTGTCCCTTAATTCTCAAGACCATGTGAAGTTGCCAACCAACTCCCTACTAAATATAAACAGAGAGATGCctttagccacaagcaaagatgcCCAACAGAGCCAACATCCTCCATTAGAGAATGGAAGATCTGTTATTGCTGATGCTCAAATCATTCCCATTACAACAAAAATGAAAGACTTCTCTCCACTAGTTGAAAAAACATGTGGTGCCTCTTCAAACAGTCCTACCTTAAACGTCAACCCAGGAAGcctagaaagaagaaaagaaatgactGACTCGGGAACAGAAGATCTACATCCTAGGTTCCTCCCAAGTACAAAAGAAGAATCTGGCTTTCCTCAAGATGTTTCTGTCACAGAATGTCAAAATGTTCAATCTCAGGATATCCTCAGCTGTCATTGTATAAGAAGCAATGCATCAGAAGATAACATGTGTTTTGCTTATGCTTCTTTTGAACCCAACAAAATCATCCTGAACTCTTCTGTTACAAAATGTGAAGATGGGTTTCTGCATAATGATCACCACTCCCAAGGAATAGAAGACTCCATGGAAAATAGTACCTGTAAATTGAGTTGTACATCAGAAGAGAGTGAACTTGATAGGAGAGAAATTAAAGGTAGACTTCTGGGAATTAAGATCAGAAATAAAGTGACAGCAGGAGTGTCAGATAGTGGAGCTTCAAACATAACCATTCACACCATCAGTCACATCAAACCCAATGAGGAAGGACTAGATGGAAAAGAAACAGATATACCCAAAGAGACAGTGTTTTATAAATATAACATCTCTGATTGTGCTACAGGAGAACTAAATCAATCTGCAAACATTCCAAGTCCTGAAACATTGTTGGACAAGGCTTCTACTATTATGTTCTCCAGTTTTAAGAATATGAACCAAACAATTGAAACTCTGGATCAGAAGATAAGTGAAGTCCTTGACTGCCACAGTAACCAAAACAGACCAAATGAGTACAGAGATGAAAATAAATCAGCTGAGGAGGCACGAGATAGTAACCACAGAGAGACCAACATAGATTCTAACAGAGAGGAAAATCATAACAAAAAAGACCTGATAGCCAGTTCAAGCAGTAATAACTCACTGTCTTATGATAGTCCAAAAGAAGGTGATTCAAAAGGagtctttgaaaatatttctggCTCTGCAGAGTTCACAGATGATATCATAGACTTGGTCAATGCTGACTATAATAAAAAGCCTATGGAAGGCATGGTGGACATGAAAGCATTCAGTACACTTAGTGGTGGTGTAAGGCAAGATACACTGGCATCCCATAAAACCTCAAGGAGTACctcctctcagagaggagaacTGAATGCCACATTTATAGGAACAATTAAACAGGACTCATATCTTCCAAATGCTGCTGCTTCTCCAGTGGAATCCcttgaaatgaaaaaatcatgtgaGGAGAAAGTATGCAGATCTTTAAAAGACTGTGAAATGGAAGAGTATTCAGATTCTTGTGCTCAGGATATGGAGTCAGTTGCAGATCATGAACCAAATATAAAAATACTGGGTAGAATAAACATGTCTTTAAATTATATTTGTCATGAACACCAAGGTAAAGGAACATCTCTGAAAGAAACACAAGGAATAACCGAAGGATCAGGACTAGAATTAAATTCTGTATTATGCAAGAAAATGCCCTTTGAAATTTCCTCAAAAGATTTGATGTTTTCTAGATGCCAAGATGAGACCTGTGTATCCCCAGGGAGCATGAAATCGATTGAGATAATGTCTTTATGTCTGTCTGCTCGAGAAAATTCAGAAACTGATACTAAGATTAAAAAAACTGACTTGAAAAATCTCTTCACACCAAATGAGAGTGAAATGCTGTATGAAACTATGGAAGACTGCACAGTCCTGCTTGAGATGAAGGAGGGAGCTCTGAGGGATATGAGTAATCCTAGTGAAAGAGAGAGTATGCAGATCAGTGTGAAAAATAATATTTGCAAAGATTATCACTCTCAGGAGAATTCTACTGATAGACATTCACCTttggcagcagaaacagcaactaaAGTGAATAGAGAGGAAACTGAAGATCCTTTGAGAGATACATTTGGTCACTTACCTGTCGGGGAGGAATCTAAAGAGATGATTACCATAAAAGGTggtaatagtgctaatttgagcaaGACCCACTTGAAATGCCAGAGCATGCATGCTGATGCTGAAAAACAACAAAGCCAGTGGGTCTTGGACTATATGTTGCCAAAGGAAGAGAAACAAGTACATCAAAAAGGAACACATATGGTTTTGGAACAACGCGAATCATCTAATATGTTGGCTTATGTGGTGAAAAATAAGAACCAACCTAAGGCTAACAAAAATGAGTCTACCATGATTCAAGAAATCACCCTATCAAAGCCAACCAAGGGCAACATTGCCAGACAGTTTCAGAGGTTGGGAGACCCTGAAAAGGAGGAAAGCTTATGTCATCCATTAAAGAAGGACATTGAGTTGTGCACAGGTCCATGCCTTCCTGATGCCCCTCAGAAAGCACAAGACCCCAGGTCTGCTGGGTATGATCAATTACATGGTGCCTTTGTGAACATTTCCTGTCAGAAAGGAATGCTTCCCTTAAAGAAGCAGCCCCATAGAACATGTAAGAGAGTTGCCTGTCAGGAGCCAGTCAGCATGAAGAGGAAAATAAGTAAAATCAGAAGTTCTGCCTTCGGAAAGAGTTCCTCTGATCCCATCCCCACAAAAGCACACAGACTTCTCAGCTCATGTGCTGCATCTGCTTCTGCACGATTGGAATCCAAAACAGTACCTACCAAGAGCTTGCTTAGCCACATACCAAAGCAGAGGACTGTTCCATTCCATCCCTTGAGGAGCCTGAATTATAGAAAGCCTACCAAAGAATTAGCCTTACTAAACAAGCTGTCCATCCTTGCCTCCAAACTAGCCCCAGCCATAAAAACCCAGAAACTCAGAAATCGGCGATGTTCCTCTGCACTTCTTCCAGTGGCTAAAAGCTACAAACGCCTCAGATACAAAAGGCTTCTAGATGGATTTTCATATAATGCAATGCAGCTGAATCCACATTTGGCAGCTAGTGGATGGAACAAGAGGCCCGACAGTAAGCCCTTGGAACTTCATTCTCTTGAAGCCATCAAAAGGAGCTTCATAGATTTGAGCAACAAGATGCCATCATTGCTGTTTGGTTCTGAAATCCTCCCAGTTTCTTTTCATGTGAAACTAGTCCCTGATTACATGACTGAATCCTCACGGACTTTTCCTGAGCACTGTGCTCCAGCAAGGCTTGCCTTAGGAGAGGCCCCCCAGTGCCcatctcaacctcccaagtggaccttttcttttttcttgtcccACAGTTGCCCTGGGATGGCCACATTCAGGGAAGATACTGGCCTCCGTAGTCAGGCACACACTCAGGCTTCTCAACAGACTCTAGCTCCTCTCCAAGACTATGGAGGCTCTTCCATAGTCCAGACCAGAGCAGACTGCTCTGTCCTTGGCCTTCACACACTTCTTGCACTTTGTTCCCCGGGATGTTACCGAATCTGGACAAAAAAACGGAGCTTTTCTAGTCACATGCCTACCATGCAGAGGCTCTTCATGACCCAGTTTACACAGGGCTTGAAAGGGTTAAAGTCTCCAGCCTCCGTAGCAGACAAGGTCTTCTGTTCTCTGCCCTACTCTGTGGGTAGGGTATTATCCATTTGGAGCCAGCATGGGCCTTCCTCCTGCTCCTTCGAAATCTCTGCTCTCCATTCCAAGCGACCACCAAGTCTGGGCACCATAAGCAG ggtctcagtaagttgctga